The proteins below come from a single Oerskovia jenensis genomic window:
- a CDS encoding GNAT family N-acetyltransferase yields MSAPGPVVPGQDASAGVRVRRATQDDLDAVAEIERRARRGADREQLVLALVDPERVVVVATVDDQVVGWGKTHRWSYADGPAPVGHYLGGVTVDPGFRRGGVGSALTRARMDWVAERAGFVCCVVNATNVASLALHEGLGFREVARAASFHTIRFTGGSGVLLRAELGTGRA; encoded by the coding sequence GTGAGCGCCCCGGGCCCCGTGGTGCCGGGCCAGGACGCGAGCGCCGGTGTACGGGTCCGGCGCGCGACCCAGGACGACCTGGACGCGGTCGCCGAGATCGAGCGCCGTGCCCGTCGTGGCGCGGACCGGGAGCAGCTCGTGCTCGCCCTGGTCGACCCGGAACGGGTCGTGGTCGTCGCGACCGTGGACGACCAGGTCGTCGGCTGGGGGAAGACCCACCGGTGGTCGTACGCAGACGGACCTGCGCCGGTCGGCCACTACCTCGGAGGCGTCACGGTCGACCCGGGCTTCCGCCGCGGTGGCGTCGGGAGCGCGCTGACCCGGGCACGCATGGACTGGGTGGCCGAGCGAGCGGGCTTCGTCTGCTGCGTCGTGAACGCGACCAACGTCGCCTCGCTCGCACTGCACGAGGGCCTGGGGTTCCGCGAGGTGGCACGTGCGGCGTCGTTCCACACGATCCGTTTCACGGGCGGGAGCGGCGTGCTCCTGCGGGCCGAGCTCGGCACGGGCCGCGCCTGA
- the rpsT gene encoding 30S ribosomal protein S20 gives MANIKSQIKRIKTNEKARLRNKAVKSELKTNVRRVREAVAAGDKEAAASALATASKKLDKAVSKGVIHQNQAANRKSALSKAVNAL, from the coding sequence GTGGCAAACATCAAGTCTCAGATCAAGCGCATCAAGACGAACGAGAAGGCTCGTCTGCGCAACAAGGCCGTCAAGTCGGAGCTCAAGACGAACGTTCGCCGCGTTCGCGAGGCCGTCGCCGCCGGTGACAAGGAGGCCGCTGCCAGCGCCCTCGCCACCGCGTCGAAGAAGCTCGACAAGGCAGTCTCCAAGGGTGTCATCCACCAGAACCAGGCTGCGAACCGCAAGTCGGCTCTGTCGAAGGCCGTCAACGCTCTCTGA
- a CDS encoding type II toxin-antitoxin system PemK/MazF family toxin: MAQNMWISLLTDAARAILGALGGSSRPGGGSETAHKPSGPTTSGTPRGVAPRPRTGTTASGTRGPRPRAAQQAGPAGRTAGATTPQRGPRPGTGTYPGDYTGRVRAEYSPQLDGDPDPGEIVWTWVPFEEDFSQGKDRPVLLVGRDGDWLLAIMLSSKDHSRDAADEARWGRHWLDIGSGPWDAQGRDSEVRLDRVIRVDPGAVRREGAVMGRSTFDTIVREMGKV, encoded by the coding sequence GTGGCTCAGAACATGTGGATCTCCCTGCTCACGGACGCGGCCCGCGCGATCCTCGGCGCGCTCGGCGGCTCGTCCCGCCCGGGTGGCGGATCGGAGACGGCGCACAAGCCCTCCGGCCCGACGACGTCGGGCACCCCGCGCGGGGTGGCGCCACGCCCGCGGACGGGCACGACGGCGTCGGGGACGCGGGGCCCACGACCCCGTGCGGCTCAGCAGGCCGGGCCCGCAGGCCGCACGGCCGGGGCGACCACGCCCCAGCGCGGACCCCGGCCCGGCACCGGCACCTACCCCGGCGACTACACGGGGCGCGTCCGCGCCGAGTACTCCCCGCAGCTCGACGGCGACCCGGACCCCGGTGAGATCGTCTGGACGTGGGTCCCCTTCGAGGAGGACTTCTCCCAGGGCAAGGACCGTCCCGTGCTGCTCGTCGGGCGCGACGGCGACTGGCTCCTCGCGATCATGCTCTCGAGCAAGGACCACTCGCGCGACGCGGCGGACGAGGCGCGGTGGGGGCGGCACTGGCTCGACATCGGCTCCGGCCCCTGGGACGCGCAGGGTCGCGACAGCGAGGTCCGCCTCGACCGCGTGATCCGTGTCGACCCGGGCGCCGTGCGCCGCGAAGGAGCGGTCATGGGTCGTTCCACGTTCGACACGATCGTGCGCGAGATGGGCAAGGTCTGA
- the lepA gene encoding translation elongation factor 4 produces MSPIPSAQLSTRIQPAATPPALLRNFCIIAHIDHGKSTLADRMLQLTGVVDARAMRAQYLDRMDIERERGITIKSQAVRMPWAVREGDDPDDESAPLVPYALNMIDTPGHVDFTYEVSRSLAACEGAVLLVDAAQGIEAQTLANLYLAMENDLAIIPVLNKIDLPAAQPEKYAEEIAGLVGVDPSTVLKVSGKTGMGVTELLDRIVEEVPAPQGDADAPARAMIFDSVYDTYRGVVTYVRVVDGSLNPREKIVMMSTKATHELLEIGVSAPEPHPTKGLGVGEVGYLITGVKDVRQSKVGDTVTNAAKPAEDALGGYSDPKPMVFSGLYPIDGSDYPVLRDALDKLKLNDAALNYEPETSVALGFGFRVGFLGLLHLEIVRERLEREFDLELISTAPNVVYEVTLEDRSVVTVTNPSEFPGGKIGEIREPIVKATILCPTEFIGAVMELCQGKRGVLGGMDHLSQERVELRYTLPLAEIVFDFFDQLKSKTRGYASLDYELSGEQAADLVKVDILLQGQTVDAFSAIVHKDKAYSYGVMMTEKLKELIPRQQFEVPIQAAVGARVIARETIRAIRKDVLAKCYGGDISRKRKLLEKQKEGKKRMKTIGTVEVPKDAFIAALSSDGAGSAGGKDAKDKSKK; encoded by the coding sequence TTGTCCCCGATCCCCAGCGCCCAGCTGAGCACCCGCATCCAGCCCGCGGCGACGCCGCCCGCGCTGCTGCGCAACTTCTGCATCATCGCGCACATCGACCACGGCAAGTCCACGCTGGCCGACCGCATGCTGCAGCTGACCGGCGTCGTCGACGCGCGCGCGATGCGTGCCCAGTATCTCGACCGCATGGACATCGAGCGCGAGCGCGGCATCACGATCAAGTCGCAGGCCGTGCGCATGCCGTGGGCCGTGCGCGAGGGTGACGACCCGGACGACGAGTCGGCGCCGCTCGTGCCGTACGCCCTGAACATGATCGACACCCCGGGGCACGTCGACTTCACGTACGAGGTCTCGCGCTCGCTCGCCGCGTGCGAGGGGGCCGTGCTGCTCGTCGACGCCGCGCAGGGCATCGAGGCGCAGACCCTCGCGAACCTGTACCTCGCGATGGAGAACGACCTCGCGATCATCCCGGTGCTCAACAAGATCGACCTGCCGGCCGCGCAGCCCGAGAAGTACGCGGAGGAGATCGCTGGCCTCGTGGGCGTCGACCCGTCGACCGTCCTGAAGGTCTCGGGCAAGACGGGCATGGGCGTGACCGAGCTCCTCGACCGCATCGTCGAGGAGGTGCCGGCCCCGCAGGGGGACGCCGACGCCCCGGCGCGCGCCATGATCTTCGACTCGGTCTACGACACCTACCGCGGCGTCGTGACGTACGTGCGTGTGGTCGACGGCAGCCTGAACCCGCGCGAGAAGATCGTCATGATGTCGACCAAGGCGACGCACGAGCTCCTCGAGATCGGCGTGAGCGCGCCCGAGCCGCACCCCACCAAGGGGCTCGGGGTGGGCGAGGTCGGCTACCTCATCACGGGCGTCAAGGACGTGCGCCAGTCCAAGGTCGGCGACACCGTCACGAACGCGGCCAAGCCCGCGGAGGACGCGCTCGGCGGCTACAGCGACCCCAAGCCCATGGTCTTCTCTGGCCTGTACCCCATCGACGGCTCGGACTACCCGGTCCTGCGTGACGCCCTGGACAAGCTCAAGCTCAACGACGCGGCGCTCAACTACGAGCCCGAGACCTCGGTCGCGCTCGGCTTCGGGTTCCGCGTGGGCTTCCTGGGCCTGCTGCACCTGGAGATCGTGCGCGAGCGCCTCGAGCGCGAGTTCGACCTCGAGCTCATCTCGACCGCCCCGAACGTCGTCTACGAGGTGACCCTCGAGGACCGCTCGGTCGTCACGGTCACCAACCCGAGCGAGTTCCCGGGCGGCAAGATCGGCGAGATCCGCGAGCCGATCGTCAAGGCCACGATCCTGTGCCCGACCGAGTTCATCGGTGCGGTCATGGAGCTGTGCCAGGGCAAGCGCGGCGTGCTGGGCGGCATGGACCACCTCTCGCAGGAGCGCGTCGAGCTGCGCTACACGCTGCCGCTCGCGGAGATCGTGTTCGACTTCTTCGACCAGCTCAAGTCGAAGACGCGCGGCTACGCGTCGCTCGACTACGAGCTCTCGGGCGAGCAGGCGGCGGACCTGGTCAAGGTCGACATCCTGCTCCAGGGGCAGACGGTCGACGCCTTCAGCGCGATCGTGCACAAGGACAAGGCGTACTCGTACGGCGTCATGATGACGGAGAAGCTCAAGGAGCTCATCCCGCGTCAGCAGTTCGAGGTCCCCATCCAGGCGGCCGTGGGCGCGCGCGTGATCGCCCGCGAGACCATCCGCGCGATCCGCAAGGACGTGCTCGCCAAGTGCTACGGCGGCGACATCAGCCGTAAGCGCAAGCTGCTCGAGAAGCAGAAGGAGGGCAAGAAGCGCATGAAGACGATCGGTACGGTCGAGGTCCCCAAGGACGCGTTCATCGCGGCGCTGTCCTCCGACGGCGCGGGCAGCGCCGGCGGCAAGGACGCGAAGGACAAGTCCAAGAAGTGA
- the hemW gene encoding radical SAM family heme chaperone HemW — MSPALPDGIPVPDDGALPAWVGAGPGGAGSDDHAGRDFGVYLHVPFCTVRCGYCDFNTYTASELGGGASQASYADTALREIDLAARVMDRAGLASRPVSTVFVGGGTPTLLPAGDLGRMLAGVRDAWGLAPGAEVTTEANPDSVTPESLAELAAAGFTRVSFGMQSAVPRVLATLERTHDPRRIPDVVRWARDAGLAVSLDLIYGTPGESLDDWRTSLEAALATGVDHVSAYALVVEQGTKMAAQVRRGDISLPSEDDQAEKYELADELLTAAGLEWYEVSNWARRSPEGEGPDPAYVCRHNLAYWRGEDWWGIGPGAHSYIGGASNRTDCSADVDEPSGVLQDVSDDSADDSAQPAPGGREGVRWWNVKHPRRYAALLEAGTSPAAGRELLTVAEAHLERVMLGVRLREGLDLSVLTEVGRRNVAGMVAAGLLDGKAAIRGRGVLTLRGRLLADTVVRELTDG, encoded by the coding sequence ATGAGCCCGGCTCTCCCGGACGGCATCCCCGTGCCCGACGACGGCGCTCTCCCCGCGTGGGTGGGTGCGGGTCCTGGTGGGGCGGGGTCGGACGACCACGCGGGTCGTGACTTCGGCGTGTATCTGCACGTGCCGTTCTGCACGGTGCGGTGCGGGTACTGCGACTTCAACACGTACACGGCCTCCGAGCTGGGCGGTGGTGCGAGCCAGGCGTCGTACGCGGACACGGCCCTGCGGGAGATCGACCTCGCGGCGCGGGTCATGGACCGCGCCGGGTTGGCCTCGCGCCCGGTCTCGACCGTGTTCGTGGGCGGCGGCACCCCGACCCTGCTGCCTGCCGGCGACCTGGGACGCATGCTCGCGGGCGTGCGCGACGCGTGGGGCCTCGCCCCGGGCGCCGAGGTCACGACCGAGGCGAACCCCGACTCGGTGACCCCGGAGTCGCTCGCCGAGCTCGCTGCGGCGGGCTTCACGCGGGTGTCGTTCGGCATGCAGTCGGCCGTGCCGCGCGTGCTCGCGACGCTCGAGCGCACGCACGACCCGCGCCGTATCCCCGACGTGGTGCGCTGGGCGCGCGACGCGGGGCTCGCGGTGTCGCTCGACCTGATCTACGGGACGCCCGGCGAGAGCCTCGACGACTGGCGCACGAGCCTCGAGGCCGCGCTCGCGACGGGGGTCGACCACGTCTCGGCATACGCGCTCGTCGTGGAGCAGGGGACCAAGATGGCCGCGCAGGTTCGTCGTGGGGACATCTCGTTGCCGAGCGAGGACGACCAGGCCGAGAAGTACGAGCTCGCGGACGAGCTGCTCACCGCGGCCGGTCTCGAGTGGTACGAGGTCAGCAACTGGGCCCGGCGCTCTCCCGAGGGCGAGGGGCCGGACCCGGCGTACGTGTGCCGTCACAACCTCGCGTACTGGCGGGGTGAGGACTGGTGGGGGATCGGCCCGGGAGCGCACTCGTACATCGGTGGCGCATCGAACCGTACAGATTGTTCGGCCGATGTCGACGAGCCCTCAGGGGTCCTCCAGGACGTGTCCGACGACTCGGCCGACGACTCGGCCCAGCCTGCGCCGGGCGGTCGCGAGGGCGTGCGATGGTGGAACGTGAAGCACCCGCGACGCTACGCGGCGTTGCTCGAGGCGGGCACCAGCCCGGCGGCCGGACGGGAGCTCCTGACGGTCGCCGAGGCCCATCTCGAACGTGTCATGCTCGGGGTGCGACTGCGAGAAGGACTGGACCTGAGCGTCCTTACCGAGGTGGGCCGGCGCAACGTGGCCGGCATGGTCGCGGCGGGCCTCCTCGACGGCAAGGCGGCGATCCGTGGCCGCGGGGTGCTGACCCTGCGGGGGCGGTTGCTGGCGGACACGGTGGTACGGGAGCTGACTGACGGGTGA
- a CDS encoding acyltransferase family protein, giving the protein MTTVGQSARAQAGAAGTSTDRVDVWQRLRPADLDLGSPDRSLVGPLPQSPPAAGGHRPSRPVRPTVRYRRIAGLDGLRALAVLSVMVFHFAPHLLPGGYVGVDVFFVLSGFLITTLLVREFRARRAVSLSRFWVRRARRLLPALGLVVLVCTAAAGLVGGDLLVGIGAQVAGAATFTSNWVYIAQGSTYSGGLAPQIFANLWSLAVEEQFYLVWPLVVLAVLALRITRRRALVLAGVLAVGSAVAMALLYSPGTDPTRVYFGTDTHLFGLMIGAFLSFWHLRTGRPTLVRESPRTTTRRGTLFVLGAGVAGAIVLVVAMLWMPWDDGITYRGGLFVVSLATAGVVNLVLHAPRLGSQLDRGPMGWIGARSYGLYLWHWPVFVLVAALAGGGGLYASPGPWVALAATVVTFGAAALSYRYVERPVMGRGLLGYARTLVAWLRRGATGRNPLPARGWLTVGGVVVVVGLAVSGFVRAPATSSVEAQIRAGQEVAAQTQQPGGAAPEAPPAPAEVATPAPPAPGPVAPEPAPAPPTGDQVTIIGDSVTLASAPALAATLPGVLIDGAVARQMKDAVGLVDAVRAAGNLRPYVVLSLGTNSTVDAAMMDKVLAAIGPDHTVVLVTGYADRSWVPVTNAELVGAAQRHGNVVVADWSGAVSAQPTFLGPDGVHPTGEGTSLYAGVVTGGLAQAAGLRGP; this is encoded by the coding sequence GTGACGACGGTAGGACAGTCGGCTCGGGCGCAGGCCGGAGCAGCCGGGACCTCGACCGACCGCGTCGACGTGTGGCAGCGACTGCGACCTGCCGACCTCGACCTCGGCTCCCCGGACCGGTCCCTCGTCGGGCCCCTGCCGCAGAGCCCACCGGCTGCCGGTGGGCACCGCCCGTCCCGACCCGTCCGTCCGACGGTCCGGTACCGGCGGATCGCCGGGCTCGACGGGCTGCGTGCGCTGGCCGTGCTCTCGGTCATGGTCTTCCACTTCGCGCCCCACCTGCTTCCCGGCGGGTACGTGGGTGTCGACGTCTTCTTCGTGCTCTCGGGCTTTCTCATCACGACGCTCCTGGTCCGCGAGTTCCGGGCTCGGCGGGCCGTGTCGTTGAGCCGGTTCTGGGTCCGGCGGGCCCGGAGGCTGCTGCCGGCCCTGGGGCTCGTCGTCCTGGTGTGCACGGCCGCGGCGGGCCTGGTCGGGGGCGATCTCCTGGTGGGGATCGGGGCGCAGGTGGCCGGTGCCGCCACGTTCACGAGCAACTGGGTCTACATCGCCCAGGGGAGCACGTACTCCGGGGGGCTGGCGCCGCAGATCTTCGCGAACCTGTGGTCGCTCGCGGTCGAGGAGCAGTTCTACCTGGTGTGGCCGCTCGTGGTCCTCGCCGTGCTCGCGCTGCGGATCACCCGGCGCAGGGCCCTGGTCCTGGCGGGGGTGCTCGCCGTGGGGTCCGCCGTCGCGATGGCGCTCCTCTACTCGCCCGGCACGGACCCGACCCGGGTCTACTTCGGTACCGACACCCACCTGTTCGGGCTCATGATCGGCGCCTTCCTGTCGTTCTGGCACCTGCGCACCGGGCGCCCCACGCTGGTCCGCGAGTCCCCTCGGACGACGACGCGCAGGGGGACGCTGTTCGTCCTGGGGGCGGGCGTCGCGGGTGCGATCGTCCTGGTCGTCGCGATGCTCTGGATGCCGTGGGACGACGGCATCACCTACCGGGGTGGGCTGTTCGTCGTGTCGCTCGCGACCGCCGGGGTCGTCAACCTGGTGCTGCACGCGCCGCGACTCGGCAGTCAGCTCGACCGCGGGCCGATGGGCTGGATCGGTGCGCGCTCCTACGGCCTGTACCTGTGGCACTGGCCGGTCTTCGTCCTGGTGGCCGCGCTCGCCGGAGGCGGGGGGCTGTACGCGAGCCCCGGTCCCTGGGTCGCGCTCGCCGCGACGGTCGTGACGTTCGGCGCCGCGGCACTGTCCTACCGCTACGTCGAACGTCCCGTCATGGGGCGCGGCCTGCTGGGCTACGCGCGCACGCTCGTGGCGTGGCTCCGCCGGGGAGCGACGGGGCGCAACCCCTTGCCCGCCCGTGGGTGGCTCACGGTCGGTGGCGTCGTGGTGGTCGTCGGGCTCGCGGTCTCGGGGTTCGTGCGGGCCCCGGCGACCTCCTCGGTCGAGGCGCAGATCCGCGCGGGCCAGGAGGTCGCGGCGCAGACCCAGCAGCCGGGCGGCGCCGCACCCGAGGCGCCCCCGGCTCCTGCTGAGGTCGCGACCCCGGCGCCGCCGGCTCCAGGCCCTGTCGCCCCGGAACCCGCACCCGCGCCCCCGACCGGCGACCAGGTCACGATCATCGGCGACTCGGTCACGCTCGCCAGCGCGCCCGCGCTGGCTGCCACGCTCCCCGGTGTCCTGATCGACGGCGCCGTGGCCCGGCAGATGAAGGACGCCGTCGGCCTCGTCGACGCCGTCCGAGCGGCCGGGAACCTGCGGCCCTACGTCGTCCTCTCGCTCGGCACCAACAGCACGGTCGACGCCGCGATGATGGACAAGGTCCTGGCCGCGATCGGCCCCGACCACACGGTCGTGCTCGTCACGGGGTACGCCGACCGGTCCTGGGTGCCGGTCACGAACGCGGAGCTGGTCGGCGCGGCCCAGCGCCACGGGAACGTCGTGGTCGCCGACTGGAGCGGCGCGGTCTCGGCCCAGCCGACGTTCCTCGGGCCCGACGGCGTGCACCCCACGGGGGAGGGCACCTCGCTCTACGCGGGGGTCGTCACGGGCGGGCTCGCCCAGGCAGCCGGGCTCCGCGGGCCCTGA
- a CDS encoding DUF4870 domain-containing protein, producing the protein MNSQNPSDQVPEYGQYVPPADQNGAPGQPNPYGHQGGQPGFQGQYPPQGYPAAPADPLSPADTRTWAGLSHLLGGILGFLAPLVIWLVFRERSHVVDTEAKRALNFQILVAIVLLAASWVLPGFLSGLVVFGVWVTSLVFGILNFQAFNNGRETAYPVDLKIVK; encoded by the coding sequence ATGAACAGCCAGAACCCGTCCGACCAGGTCCCCGAGTACGGTCAGTACGTGCCCCCGGCGGACCAGAACGGTGCACCCGGACAGCCGAACCCGTACGGGCACCAGGGCGGGCAGCCAGGGTTCCAGGGCCAGTACCCGCCGCAGGGCTACCCGGCCGCGCCGGCCGACCCGCTCTCGCCGGCCGACACCAGGACGTGGGCCGGCTTGTCCCACCTCCTGGGGGGCATCCTCGGGTTCCTGGCGCCGCTCGTGATCTGGCTCGTCTTCCGCGAGCGCAGCCACGTCGTGGACACCGAGGCCAAGAGGGCGCTCAACTTCCAGATCCTGGTGGCGATCGTCCTCCTCGCCGCGAGCTGGGTGCTCCCGGGCTTCCTGTCCGGGCTGGTCGTCTTCGGTGTCTGGGTGACGTCGCTCGTGTTCGGCATCCTCAACTTCCAGGCGTTCAACAACGGCCGGGAGACCGCGTACCCGGTGGACCTGAAGATCGTGAAGTAG
- a CDS encoding DUF3097 domain-containing protein: protein MSFDRYGSDVLSSATPAPVPHRRRPVSRPQPAERGLVVEDVETGWVGAVVRVEKSGGMHVVVLEDRARRTRTFPLGAGFWVDGEPVELTAPVTSTAPAAPTRTASGSRAVANVRARVARGSRIWVEGKHDAELVEKVWGDDLRIEGVVVELLDGVDNLGEALKDFGPTAERKVGVLVDHLVPGSKETRLVAEALRGVRPGTVKVLGHPYVDVWQAVRPERIGLDVWPVIERGTEWKRGILRELGWPAAEQADVARGWQRILGTVRTYADLEPSLLGRVEELIDFVTAD, encoded by the coding sequence GTGAGCTTCGATCGCTACGGTTCCGACGTCCTGTCCAGCGCGACCCCCGCCCCGGTCCCCCACCGCAGGCGCCCGGTCTCCCGCCCTCAGCCCGCCGAGCGCGGCCTCGTCGTCGAGGACGTCGAGACCGGCTGGGTCGGCGCGGTCGTGCGGGTCGAGAAGTCCGGCGGCATGCACGTCGTCGTCCTCGAGGATCGCGCGCGCCGCACGCGCACCTTCCCGCTCGGAGCGGGGTTCTGGGTCGACGGCGAACCGGTCGAGCTGACCGCCCCCGTGACCTCGACGGCCCCCGCAGCCCCGACCCGCACGGCGTCGGGCTCGCGAGCGGTCGCGAACGTCCGGGCACGCGTCGCGCGCGGCAGCCGCATCTGGGTCGAGGGCAAGCACGACGCCGAGCTCGTCGAGAAGGTCTGGGGTGACGACCTGCGCATCGAGGGGGTCGTGGTCGAGCTGCTCGACGGCGTCGACAACCTCGGCGAAGCCCTCAAGGACTTCGGCCCGACGGCGGAGCGCAAGGTGGGCGTACTCGTCGACCACCTCGTTCCCGGCAGCAAGGAGACGCGCCTGGTCGCGGAGGCGCTGCGCGGCGTGCGGCCCGGCACGGTCAAGGTGCTCGGCCACCCCTACGTCGACGTGTGGCAGGCCGTGCGCCCCGAGCGGATCGGGCTCGACGTCTGGCCCGTGATCGAGCGCGGCACCGAGTGGAAGCGCGGGATCCTGCGCGAGCTCGGGTGGCCCGCGGCCGAGCAGGCCGACGTCGCGCGGGGCTGGCAGCGCATCCTCGGGACCGTGCGCACCTATGCGGACCTCGAACCGTCGCTGCTGGGGCGCGTCGAGGAGCTCATCGACTTCGTGACGGCCGACTGA
- a CDS encoding MFS transporter gives MSTSSGQVAPDPQRWRVLWLCLAVGFITMLDVSIVNVALPSIEKALDAGPTELQLIVAGYTLAFGLALVPAGRLGDAGGRRTLFIVGLVGFALTSLAAGLAPNDEWLAIARLLQGVSAGLLNPQVIGLIQQMFSGYERGKAFGMFGATIGVSTALGPLLGGLILQVAGEENGWRWIFGINVPIIAVVLPLAIRFLPVTAHKPGPRRLDPVGLVLIAVATVAVMLPFVTTSGQDDDPDRWWWLALGVVAIVAAVFWERRYQRTTGAPVLDPRVLSLASFRNGTLLGITYFAGFTGIFLVATLYLQNDLHFTPLHAGLIGMPFAIASGVASWLAGRGVARWGRPLVVAGLVVVLVGLVGVILAIRATGDDSSAAGWAIALTMMVTGIGSGTVISPNQTLTLARVPVELAGVAGSMLQLGQRVGSAMGIAVVLSTYYSLKAGGSTGAVAASSAMLITVALVALSLVVAVVDLRARHAQGAPEGKVASTT, from the coding sequence GTGAGTACTTCGAGCGGTCAGGTCGCGCCGGACCCCCAGCGCTGGCGGGTCCTGTGGCTGTGCCTCGCGGTCGGCTTCATCACGATGCTCGACGTGTCGATCGTCAACGTCGCGCTCCCGTCGATCGAGAAGGCCCTCGACGCGGGCCCGACCGAGCTGCAGCTCATCGTCGCGGGCTACACGCTGGCGTTCGGGCTCGCGCTCGTCCCCGCCGGTCGCCTGGGCGACGCGGGCGGGCGCCGCACGCTGTTCATCGTCGGCCTCGTGGGTTTCGCCCTCACGAGCCTCGCGGCGGGGCTGGCGCCGAACGACGAGTGGCTCGCGATCGCCCGGCTCCTGCAGGGCGTGAGCGCGGGCCTGCTCAACCCGCAGGTCATCGGGCTCATCCAGCAGATGTTCTCCGGGTACGAGCGCGGCAAGGCGTTCGGCATGTTCGGTGCGACGATCGGCGTCTCGACGGCGCTGGGCCCGCTCCTGGGCGGACTGATCCTCCAGGTCGCGGGCGAGGAGAACGGGTGGCGCTGGATCTTCGGGATCAACGTCCCGATCATCGCGGTCGTGCTGCCCCTGGCGATCCGGTTCCTGCCCGTGACGGCGCACAAGCCCGGTCCGCGCCGGCTCGACCCCGTGGGCCTCGTGCTCATCGCGGTCGCCACCGTCGCGGTCATGCTCCCGTTCGTCACGACGTCGGGCCAGGACGACGACCCCGACCGCTGGTGGTGGCTCGCGCTCGGCGTGGTCGCGATCGTCGCCGCGGTGTTCTGGGAGCGGCGCTACCAGCGCACCACGGGCGCCCCGGTCCTGGACCCGCGGGTCCTGTCGCTCGCGTCGTTCCGCAACGGCACGCTGCTGGGCATCACGTACTTCGCGGGGTTCACGGGCATCTTCCTCGTCGCGACGCTCTACCTGCAGAACGACCTGCACTTCACGCCGCTGCACGCGGGGCTCATCGGGATGCCGTTCGCGATCGCGTCGGGCGTGGCGTCCTGGCTCGCCGGTCGCGGGGTCGCGCGCTGGGGCCGGCCGCTCGTGGTCGCGGGACTGGTCGTCGTGCTCGTGGGGCTCGTGGGCGTGATCCTCGCGATCCGCGCCACCGGCGACGACTCGTCGGCCGCGGGCTGGGCCATCGCCCTGACCATGATGGTCACGGGCATCGGCAGCGGGACGGTCATCTCGCCCAACCAGACCCTGACCCTGGCCCGCGTCCCGGTCGAGCTCGCGGGCGTGGCGGGCAGCATGCTCCAGCTCGGGCAGCGCGTGGGCTCCGCCATGGGCATCGCGGTGGTCCTCTCGACGTACTACTCGCTCAAGGCGGGCGGCTCGACCGGAGCCGTCGCGGCGAGCTCCGCGATGCTCATCACGGTCGCCCTGGTCGCGCTCTCGCTCGTGGTCGCGGTCGTGGACCTGCGTGCGCGCCACGCGCAGGGCGCGCCGGAGGGCAAGGTGGCGTCCACGACGTGA
- the hrcA gene encoding heat-inducible transcriptional repressor HrcA — translation MSEERRLDVLRAIVEDYVLTREPVGSRVLAERHRLGVSPATIRNDMAALEEDGYIAQPHTSAGRIPTDKGYRLFVDKLSTVKPLSSPERRAIETFLSEAVDLDDVVARAGRLLAQLTGQVAVVQYPSLRRSGLRHLELVPIGDRRLLVVIITDTGRVEQRTLEVAAAPDEATLAELRSRLNAVAAGKRLAELGQGFTEVAEQFRPEHQDLARSLAQLVEETLSEESEERIVLAGTANLARVGMRFEHALRPVLEALEEQVVLLGLLTEMAAESGVSVRIGHETQLEGLVETSVVTSGYGNEGDSVALIGSIGPTRMDYPGTIASVRAVARYLSRVLTT, via the coding sequence ATGAGCGAGGAACGACGGCTCGACGTGCTGCGTGCGATCGTCGAGGACTACGTCCTGACGAGGGAGCCCGTGGGATCCCGTGTCCTGGCCGAGCGGCACCGCCTGGGCGTGTCCCCGGCGACCATCCGCAACGACATGGCCGCCCTCGAGGAGGACGGCTACATCGCCCAGCCGCACACGTCGGCCGGGCGCATCCCCACGGACAAGGGCTACCGCCTGTTCGTGGACAAGCTCTCGACGGTCAAGCCGCTGTCGTCGCCCGAGCGCCGCGCGATCGAGACCTTCCTGTCGGAAGCCGTGGACCTCGACGACGTCGTGGCCCGTGCGGGGCGTCTCCTCGCCCAGCTCACGGGCCAGGTCGCCGTGGTGCAGTACCCGTCGTTGCGCCGGTCGGGCCTGCGGCATCTCGAGCTCGTGCCGATCGGTGACCGCCGCCTGCTCGTGGTCATCATCACGGACACGGGGCGGGTGGAGCAGCGCACCCTCGAGGTCGCGGCCGCTCCGGACGAGGCCACGCTCGCCGAGCTGCGCTCTCGGCTCAACGCCGTCGCGGCCGGCAAGCGGCTCGCGGAGCTCGGGCAGGGCTTCACCGAGGTCGCCGAGCAGTTCCGCCCCGAGCACCAGGACCTCGCTCGCTCGCTCGCGCAGCTCGTCGAGGAGACGCTGTCCGAGGAGTCCGAGGAACGCATCGTGCTCGCCGGTACCGCGAACCTGGCCCGCGTCGGCATGAGGTTCGAGCACGCGCTCCGCCCCGTCCTCGAGGCGCTCGAGGAACAAGTCGTGCTGCTCGGGTTGTTGACCGAGATGGCCGCGGAGTCGGGGGTGAGCGTGCGGATCGGTCACGAGACGCAGCTCGAGGGGCTGGTGGAGACCTCGGTCGTGACGAGCGGATACGGTAACGAGGGGGACTCGGTCGCGCTGATCGGCTCGATCGGACCGACCCGCATGGACTATCCCGGGACGATCGCCTCGGTCCGCGCTGTCGCGCGGTACCTGTCGCGCGTCCTGACCACCTGA